In Penaeus monodon isolate SGIC_2016 chromosome 15, NSTDA_Pmon_1, whole genome shotgun sequence, a genomic segment contains:
- the LOC119581822 gene encoding transcription initiation factor TFIID subunit 2-like (The sequence of the model RefSeq protein was modified relative to this genomic sequence to represent the inferred CDS: added 239 bases not found in genome assembly): protein MKDLSSKNPKVSGETKGQNPHKMKKDKEILKPYKLSHQILSLTGINFTRQTVIGFTELTLIPSKDSIRYIWLNCKQCCVYRVTLNDTLEVQFQYSDPLLEVCQQDSKQRNLEYLNKSQLTGVTAVDPEIGRGELVITVPLEAQHMIQEGKPLRVGVEFSLEKPQSGLHFVVPNTEGTLVEKGAHMFTYGNENSARLWFPCIDTWSEVCTWRLEFTVDEFMTAVSCGDLLEVVYTQDMRRKTFHYYLSTPTCAPNIALVVGPFEIYVDPFMNEITHFCLPNLLPLMKATSKYLHEAFEFYEELLSTRYPYSCYKQVYVDEAYNSLHSYATMSILDVNLLCSNRIIDQVYETRKTMALCVAQQFFGCFLSRYSWADAWLTTGIANYLMSLYVKKHFGFNEYKDWIHSELRDIIDYEERFGGIVLDPSSSPNEPQNGPNVPLSQSSSANKDTFYFSVKNPHASSPHYIDVYYKKAHLIIRMLEFRIGQELMMQVFNKHLSLALIAVGNKGHPAGWANMLLSTATFTKAIFTVTGKDITVFCDQWVRQGGHAKFNMKFLFNRKRNIVEMTIEQGYIGELGIRRYVGPLVVWIQELDGTFKHTLQIEHQVSKKEIVCHSKSRRNKKKKIPLCTGEEVDMDLSHLDADSPVLWLRLDPDMTLMRAVEVEQPDNQWQYQLRHERDVTAQTEAINALLRLAKQGAVTTEMRNTLNAVLENEQCFYKVRCRAAHCLTRVANAMVANWNGPPAMMQIFRKMFGSFSCPNIIRQHDFTSLQNYFILKTLPVAMAGLRNTHKQCPPEVLGFLMDLFKYSDNSKNRYSDNYYRSALVDALAAAASPALVQHDPATITSDTLTEDMKRILSEIVRYLNLEKMLPCYKYTVTVSCLRALRVLQKNGHLPPKSDIFKAYAAYPQYIDVRLAAIEQIVDFLIRDGTREDMDFLLTLAESDPVPMIRYRTLVLLAKNPPFIMGQSHKLDTQQLVDRLWNFMNSGQPCDSRVRCAVLDLYYALYGRRRPACIPASEPALVLNLRKPPNPPIMNPVIVKEEEEEKVLPLKREAPPDDVFPELKTEIKTEVNEMPVEVIFTEDSKVRIKQDDVEVFDEEVDCTVTPSMPTSIDGDISESTTSLPGECHNVSGAPTGFDSDMFRTGSADSHGKSHKSKKKKKDKKHKKHKKHKHEHKDKDKLDKLDKFIQEENLSSGSSNPPSPASPNMPSSMTF, encoded by the exons ATGAAGGATTT GTCATCAAAAAACCCCAAGGTTTCTGGGGAAACCAAAGGCCAGAATCCTCAcaagatgaaaaaagacaaagagatctTAAAACCTTACAAATT GTCTCATCAGATTCTGAGTTTGACAGGGATAAATTTCACTAGGCAGACAGTCATT gGATTTACTGAACTAACATTAATCCCATCTAAGGACAGCATCCGATACATCTGGTTGAACTGTAAACAATGTTGTGTGTATCGTGTGACTCTGAATGACACTCTTGAAGTACAGTTCCAGTACTCTGATCCACTTCTTGAAGTATGCCAGCAAGATTCCAAACA GAGGAATCTTGAGTACCTCAACAAATCCCAGCTAACAGGGGTTACTGCAGTAGACCCAGAGATAGGTCGAGGAGAACTTGTTATAACAGTTCCCTTAGAAGCTCAGCATATGATCCAGGAAGGGAAACCTTTACGTGTTGGAGTTGAATTTTCCCTGGAAAAACCTCAGTCAGGTTTGCATTTTGTGGTGCCTAACACAGAAGGAACATTAGTTGAG AAAGGGGCACATATGTTCACATATGGCAATGAAAATAGTGCTCGATTATGGTTTCCCTGTATTGATACTTGGAGTGAAGTATGCACTTGGAGACTGGAGTTCACAGTTGATGAGTTTATGACAGCTGTAAGCTGTGGTGACCTCTTAGAGGTTGTCTACACACAGGATATGAGACGGAAAACTTTTCACTACTATCTTTCAACCCCAACATGTGCCCCAAATATTGCTCTTGTTGTTGG ACCGTTTGAGATATATGTAGATCCCTTCATGAATGAGATCACCCATTTTTGTCTCCCTAATTTGCTGCCTCTCATGAAGGCAACAAGCAAGTACCTTCATGAAGCTTTTGAATTCTATGAGGAGCTTCTTTCAACGAG ATATCCTTACTCATGTTACAAACAAGTTTATGTTGATGAAGCATATAATAGTCTTCACTCTTATGCAACCATGAGCATTCTTGA TGTGAATTTGCTGTGTAGTAACAGAATTATTGACCAAGTTTATGAAACCAGAAAAACAATGGCTCTTTGTGTGGCACAGCAGTTCTTTGGATGCTTTCTCTCCCGCTACTCCTGGGCTGATGCCTGGCTAACAACAGGCATTGCTAACTACCTGATGAGTCTCTATGTCAAGAAGCATTTTGGCTTCAATGAATACAAAGATTGGATACACAGT gaATTGAGAGATATTATTGACTATGAAGAAAGGTTTGGAGGAATAGTGTTAGACCCAAGTTCCTCTCCCAATGAGCCGCAGAATGGTCCAAACGTTCCTCTTTCCCAAAGCAGCAGTGCCAACAAGGACACCTTTTACTTCTCAGTCAAAAATCCTCATGCCTCTTCCCCTCATTACATTGATGTATATTACAAGAAAGCGCATTTGATTATCCGGATGCTGGAGTTCCGCATTGGTCAGGAATTAATGATGCAG GTATTCAACAAACATCTGTCCCTTGCACTGATTGCTGTTGGCAATAAAGGACACCCTGCTGGTTGGGCAAACATGCTCTTGTCAACAGCAACATTTACAAAG GCCATCTTCACAGTGACAGGAAAAGACATTACAGTGTTTTGTGACCAATGGGTACGACAAGGAGGACATGCCAAGTTCAATATGAAGTTTCTCTTCAACCGGAAAAG AAATATTGTTGAAATGACTATTGAACAAGGTTATATCGGTGAATTAGGAATCCGTCGTTATGTTGGCCCCTTGGTGGTGTGGATTCAAGAGTTGGATGGAACATTTAAGCACACTTTGCAGATTGAGCACCAG GTATCAAAGAAAGAAATTGTCTGCCATTCCAAGTCccgaagaaacaagaagaagaaaattccTTTGTGCACTGGGGAGGAGGTGGACATGGATCTGAGCCATCTGGA tGCTGATTCCCCTGTCCTCTGGCTTCGCTTGGATCCAGACATGACGCTAATGCGTGCTGTAGAGGTGGAACAACCTGACAATCAGTGGCAGTACCAGTTGAGACATGAACGAGATGTAACAGCTCAGACTGAGGCTATCAATGCCCTTCTGCGATTAGCAAAGCAAG GAGCTGTAACAACTGAAATGAGGAATACTCTAAATGCAGTTTTGGAAAATGAACAGTGCTTTTACAAG gtCCGTTGTAGAGCAGCACACTGCCTGACCAGAGTAGCCAATGCCATGGTAGCAAACTGGAATGGTCCTCCTGCAATGATGCAGATCTTCCGCAAGATGTTTGGATCCTTTTCTTGCCCCAATATTATAAGGCAACATGACTTTACAAGCTTACAGAACTATTTCATTCTCAAG ACACTGCCGGTTGCCATGGCTGGTCTTCGCAACACCCACAAGCAATGTCCTCCTGAAGTTTTAGGGTTCTTGATGGACCTCTTCAAGTATAGTGATAATTCCAAGAACCGCTACTCAGACAACTACTACCGCTCTGCACTTGTTGATGCCTTGGCAGCAGCAGCTTCTCCAGCACTTGTGCAGCATGACCCAGCAACCATTACTTCAGACACTCTGACTGAGGATATGAAGAGGATTTTAAGCGAA aTTGTTCGTTACTTGAACTTAGAAAAAATGCTTCCTTGTTATAAGTACACTGTGACAGTATCCTGCCTCCGTGCTCTGCGGGTTCTCCAGAAGAATGGTCATTTACCTCCCAAATCAGATATCTTCAAGGCATATGCTGCTTATCCACAATATATAG ATGTGCGCCTTGCAGCAATTGAGCAGATAGTAGACTTCTTGATCCGTGACGGGACACGTGAAGATATGGATTTCTTGCTGACACTGGCTGAGTCAGACCCTGTTCCAATGATCCGATATCGTACCCTTGTACTGTTAGCTAAAAATCCTCCATTCATCATGGGTCAGAGTCACAAGTTGGACACCCAGCAGCTGGTGGATCGCCTCTGGAATTTCATGAA TTCTGGACAGCCATGTGACTCAAGAGTACGTTGTGCAGTGCTGGACCTGTACTATGCCTTGTATGGTCGTCGTAGGCCAGCTTGCATTCCTGCCTCAGAACCTGCACTGGTGCTGAATCTTCGCAAACCACCAAATCCACCCATCATGAATCCTGTTATA gtgaaagaagaagaggaagagaaggtattGCCCTTGAAGCGTGAGGCTCCACCGGATGACGTCTTCCCGGAGCTCAAGACGGAAATCAAGACCGAAGTGAATGAGATGCCCGTTGAGGTTATCTTTACAGAAGATTCTAAAGTTAGAATAAAG CAAGATGATGTGGAAGTGTTTGATGAAGAAGTTGATTGCACAGTGACACCCAGTATGCCAACAAGTATTGATGGTGACATATCAGAATCGACAACATCACTGCCTGGAGAATGTCATAATGTATCTGGGGCCCCTACAG